One genomic window of Cricetulus griseus strain 17A/GY chromosome 3, alternate assembly CriGri-PICRH-1.0, whole genome shotgun sequence includes the following:
- the Tmem151a gene encoding transmembrane protein 151A, with amino-acid sequence MPEGEGGDCGEVPAALIPDSEPLREEQRPLKQSLGGSLCRESHWKCLLLTLLIHACGAVVAWCRLATVPRLVLGPEAALARGAGGPPPTYPASPCSDGYLYIPLAFVSLLYLLYLAECWHCHVRSCQAPRTDANTVLALIRRLQQAPPCVWWKATSYHYVRRTRQITRYRNGDAYTTTQVYHERADSRTARGEFDYSAHGVRDVSKELVGLADHAATRLRFTKCFSFGSAEAEASYLTQRARFFSANEGLDDYLEAREGMHLKDVDFRESLMVFADPRSPPWYARAWVFWLVSAATLSWPLRVVAAYGTAHVHYQVEKLFGASSPPPGAVPSGPPLSRVATVDFTELEWHICSNRQLVPSYSEAVVMGASSGAYLRGCQRCRRSVSSNSLPPARPSGPRLPFSRSRLSLGAGGRATPGVFRSLSGGPLGRRGEDTEPLESPPCYEDALYFPVLIVHGDSGCRGDGQGAL; translated from the exons ATGCCGGAGGGCGAAGGTGGCGACTGTGGGGAGGTGCCCGCAGCACTCATTCCGGACAGCGAGCCGCTGCGGGAGGAG CAGCGGCCCCTGAAGCAGTCCTTGGGAGGCTCTCTGTGTCGAGAGTCTCACTGGAAGTGCCTGCTCCTCACACTGCTCATCCATGCCTGTGGGGCTGTGGTGGCCTGGTGTCGCCTGGCCACTGTGCCCCGCCTGGTCCTGGGGCCTGAGGCAGCCTTGGCTCGTGGGGCTGGCGGTCCACCACCCACCTACCCAGCCAGTCCCTGCTCTGATGGCTACCTTTACATCCCATTGGCCTTCGTctccctcctctacctcctctACCTGGCAGAGTGCTGGCACTGTCATGTGCGGTCATGCCAGGCGCCTCGCACTGATGCCAACACCGTGCTTGCCCTGATCCGTCGGCTGCAGCAGGCTCCACCCTGTGTCTGGTGGAAGGCCACCAGCTACCACTATGTGCGCCGCACACGCCAGATCACCCGCTACCGCAATGGGGATGCCTACACCACCACACAGGTCTACCATGAGAGGGCGGACAGCCGCACAGCTCGGGGTGAATTCGACTACAGTGCACATGGTGTCCGTGATGTCTCCAAGGAGCTTGTGGGCCTGGCAGACCACGCGGCCACACGGCTGCGTTTCACCAAGTGCTTCAGCTTCGGCAGTGCTGAGGCCGAGGCCTCGTACCTCACGCAGAGGGCCCGCTTCTTCAGTGCCAACGAGGGCCTGGATGACTACCTGGAGGCCCGCGAGGGCATGCATCTGAAGGACGTGGACTTCCGTGAGTCCCTCATGGTCTTCGCAGACCCCCGCAGCCCACCCTGGTATGCCAGAGCCTGGGTCTTCTGGCTGGTGTCCGCCGCCACCCTGTCCTGGCCACTGCGCGTGGTGGCAGCCTATGGGACAGCTCACGTGCACTACCAAGTGGAGAAGCTTTTCGGTGCCAGCTCACCGCCCCCAGGAGCTGTGCCCAGCGGGCCGCCTCTCTCTCGAGTGGCCACCGTGGACTTCACAGAGCTTGAGTGGCACATCTGCTCCAATCGGCAGCTGGTGCCCAGCTACTCCGAGGCTGTGGTCATGGGTGCCAGCTCTGGGGCCTACCTGCGAGGCTGCCAGCGCTGCCGACGCTCAGTCAGCAGCAACTCCCTGCCTCCTGCCCGGCCCAGTGGGCCTCGCCTGCCCTTCAGCCGCAGTCGCCTCTCACTGGGTGCTGGAGGCCGGGCCACCCCAGGGGTCTTTCGCAGCTTGAGTGGAGGTCCCCTGGGACGCAGAGGGGAGGACACTGAGCCTCTGGAAAGCCCTCCATGCTATGAGGATGCCCTCTACTTCCCGGTGCTCATTGTCCACGGCGACAGCGGCTGCCGGGGAGATGGGCAGGGTGCACTCTGA